From the genome of Miscanthus floridulus cultivar M001 chromosome 10, ASM1932011v1, whole genome shotgun sequence, one region includes:
- the LOC136485655 gene encoding 9-beta-pimara-7,15-diene oxidase-like, with product MEISGLALVFLFPFSLLIIVSSYRHRSRANSKKRWPPGPWSIPFVGSIHHMITSQPQAALRDLAEKHGPVMYLRLGQIDTVVVSSPAAAQEVLQTNDVAFASRPALIAPEIICYGGLDLAFSPYGEYWRALRKLCVLKLLSTSKVRQLAPIRDSETMSLVTEIHATAAAAAGGKADVNIGKMLVSCTNTITGLATFGDVCSEERKEQFHAAVAMVLSHSFGFCLSDVFPSLRFVDVVTGMRRRMWRAHRQLDELFDKIIEECEARRKDRMVENGGAEDEAAGEDNLLSIMLKVRDEEKLEFPFKNANIKAIIMDLFTGGAETSSTLAEWVMSELMRHPREMAKAQEEVREAFKNINPRHHESHMDKLHYTRLVIKETLRLHPILPLLIPRLCRDNCDIGGFEVTKGSTVVINAWAMARSPKYWEDPEEFWPTRFENSMADYKGSEFYYLPFGSGRRMCPGLGFGMAALELIVARLLYYFDWSLPGKMVPEELDMETIVGATAKRRNQLHLVVTPYDVPIPFEI from the exons ATGGAGATAAGCGGACTCGCCCTCGTCTTCCTGTTTCCCTTTTCACTGCtgatcattgtgtcatcatacagGCACAGATCGAGAGCAAACTCCAAGAAAAGATGGCCACCGGGTCCATGGTCCATCCCCTTCGTGGGTAGCATCCACCACATGATCACCTCGCAGCCACAGGCCGCCCTCCGGGACCTCGCCGAGAAGCACGGGCCGGTGATGTACCTGCGGCTGGGGCAGATCGACACTGTCGTCGTCTCCTCGCCGGCCGCTGCACAGGAGGTTCTCCAGACCAACGACGTCGCCTTCGCGTCGCGGCCGGCGCTCATCGCGCCGGAGATCATCTGCTACGGCGGCCTCGACCTCGCCTTCTCTCCCTATGGCGAATACTGGCGCGCGCTGCGCAAACTCTGCGTGCTCAAGCTGCTCAGCACGAGCAAGGTCCGGCAGCTGGCGCCCATCAGGGACAGTGAGACCATGTCCCTGGTCACGGAGATCCatgccaccgctgccgccgctgctGGAGGTAAAGCTGATGTGAACATAGGCAAGATGCTGGTGTCGTGCACGAACACCATCACGGGGCTAGCGACCTTCGGCGACGTCTGCAGCGAAGAGCGCAAAGAGCAGTTCCATGCGGCGGTCGCCATGGTGCTGAGCCACAGCTTCGGTTTCTGCCTCTCGGACGTCTTCCCGTCGCTGCGGTTCGTGGACGTCGTCACCGGGATGAGACGCCGGATGTGGAGGGCGCACCGGCAGCTCGATGAATTGTTCGACAAGATCATCGAGGAGTGTGAGGCGAGGAGGAAGGACAGGATGGTCGAAAATGGTGGAGCAGAGGATGAGGCGGCTGGAGAAGATAATCTTCTGAGCATCATGCTTAAGGTCCGGGACGAGGAGAAGCTTGAATTCCCTTTCAAGAACGCCAACATCAAGGCCATCATTATG GATTTATTCACAGGAGGGGCAGAAACAAGTTCAACTTTAGCTGAGTGGGTCATGTCCGAGCTCATGAGACATCCGAGAGAGATGGCAAAGGCACAAGAAGAGGTGCGTGAAGCCTTTAAGAATATAAACCCACGTCATCATGAGTCTCATATGGACAAGCTACACTACACAAGGCTGGTGATCAAGGAGACATTGCGGCTTCATCCGATTCTTCCCCTTCTCATACCCCGTCTCTGCCGAGATAACTGTGACATCGGTGGGTTTGAGGTCACCAAAGGTTCTACGGTGGTGATCAATGCATGGGCAATGGCAAGAAGCCCAAAGTATTGGGAAGATCCTGAGGAGTTTTGGCCAACAAGATTTGAGAACTCTATGGCTGACTACAAAGGTTCGGAATTCTATTACTTGCCATTTGGCAGTGGAAGGAGGATGTGTCCTGGCTTGGGCTTCGGAATGGCGGCACTGGAGCTCATCGTGGCACGGCTCCTCTACTACTTTGATTGGAGCCTACCGGGAAAAATGGTTCCGGAGGAGCTTGACATGGAAACAATAGTTGGTGCAACAGCAAAGAGACGCAACCAACTACACCTTGTCGTGACGCCTTATGATGTTCCAATTCCATTTGAAATTTGA